The proteins below are encoded in one region of Coffea arabica cultivar ET-39 chromosome 4c, Coffea Arabica ET-39 HiFi, whole genome shotgun sequence:
- the LOC113739555 gene encoding 26S proteasome regulatory subunit 7 homolog A, with the protein MAPAASQDIEDEIKDEKNPRPLDEDDIALLKTYGLGPYSTSIKKAEKEIKEKAKVINDLCGIKESDTGLAAPSQWDLVSDKQMMQEEQPLQVARCTKIINPNTEDAKYVINVKQIAKFVVGLGDKVSPTDIEEGMRVGVDRNKYQIQIPLPPKIDPSVTMMTVEEKPDVTYNDVGGCKEQIEKMREVVELPMLHPEKFVKLGIDPPKGVLCYGPPGTGKTLLARAVANRTDACFIRVIGSELVQKYVGEGARMVRELFQMARSKKACIVFFDEVDAIGGARFDDGVGGDNEVQRTMLEIVNQLDGFDARGNIKVLMATNRPDTLDPALLRPGRLDRKVEFGLPDLESRTQIFKIHTRTMNCERDIRFELLARLCPNSTGADIRSVCTEAGMYAIRARRKTVTEKDFLDAVNKVIKGYQKFSATPKYMVYN; encoded by the exons ATGGCACCGGCAGCGTCGCAGGACATTGAAGATGAGATCAAGGACGAGAAGAACCCTAGACCTCTCGACGAAGACGATATCGCTCTTCTCAAAACTTAT GGATTGGGACCTTATTCTACAAGCATAAAGAAAGCTGAGAAGGAAATCAAGGAAAAGGCGAAAGTAATCAATGATTTGTGTG GTATCAAGGAATCTGATACTGGATTAGCTGCACCTAGCCAGTGGGATCTGGTTTCTGATAAGCAAATGATGCAGGAGGAGCAACCTCTTCAG GTGGCGAGATGTACCAAGATAATTAACCCGAATACTGAAGATGCAAAGTATGTTATAAACGTCAAGCAAATTGCAAAG TTTGTCGTTGGATTAGGTGACAAGGTTTCTCCAACAGACATAGAAGAAGGCATGCGAGTCGG TGTTGATCGGAATAAATACCAAATTCAGATTCCCTTGCCTCCAAAAATTGACCCAAGCGTTACCATGATGACGGTTGAGGAAAAGCCAGATGTTACATATAATGATGTTGGTGGATGTAAGGAACAGATTGAAAAAATGCGAGAG GTTGTTGAGCTGCCGATGCTTCACCCTGAGAAATTTGTTAAACTTGGGATTGACCCTCCCAAGGGTGTCCTCTGCTATGGTCCCCCTGGCACTGGTAAAACACTTTTAGCTAGGGCCGTAGCTAATCGAACTGATGCATGTTTTATTCGTGTTATTGGAAGTGAACTTGTCCAGAAATATGTTGGTGAGGGAGCTCGGATGGTTCGTGAACTATTTCAG ATGGCACGCTCTAAAAAAGCTTGCATTGTCTTTTTCGATGAAGTAGATGCTATTGGGGGTGCAAGGTTTGATGATGGCGTTGGTGGGGATAATGAGGTTCAGCGTACTATGCTTGAAATTGTGAATCAACTTGATGGATTTGATGCTCGTGGAAACATTAAGGTTCTGATGGCAACTAACAG ACCCGATACATTGGATCCAGCATTGCTGCGACCTGGACGGTTAGATCGCAAAGTTGAGTTTGGTTTGCCAGATTTGGAGAGTAGGACACAGATATTCAAGATACATACGCGCACTATGAATTGTGAAAGGGATATCCGGTTTGAACTTCTGGCTCGCCTCTGCCCGAATTCTACTG GGGCGGACATCAGAAGTGTGTGTACAGAGGCTGGAATGTATGCCATTCGAGCAAGGAGGAAGACAGTTACTGAGAAGGATTTTCTAGATGCCGTGAATAAAGTGATCAAGGGGTATCAGAAATTCAGTGCAACACCAAAGTATATGGTCTATAATTGA